From one Chlamydiifrater phoenicopteri genomic stretch:
- a CDS encoding aminotransferase class V-fold PLP-dependent enzyme: MFHKNSSSKPVIWLNNEVARPPTEASRLLASSSPDVFSLEEGHSIQDLLEKSEENIRTLVPASKEVFRFSYALPSSQSISSIISSLLLHSQLFQGRSHFLVPSHDQQTLITAICRRHIEGASYDWMIPNKNGIITEESFIDSLSPKTLMVSLSLANGLTGVIQPLEAIKVICKERNILLHVDVSHALGKIPLSEDIFDADIITFSGFPLGCSGAVGGCFFRHHLSKILSPILPDTQSLLQNFSLGTILSFSNACKERTEKLSSFALKTGSLNHQFRLSLSKEIPEVQYLFDDTIDRLPNIILAAFPDVPAEALAFLLQNSRICVAMGYENFQPLSQVLQSCGIPPLLCHSSIGFSLHESLSATDLSTVINEIKKNIAHLTTITKGAL; encoded by the coding sequence ATGTTTCACAAAAATAGCTCTTCCAAACCCGTAATATGGTTAAACAACGAAGTAGCCAGACCACCTACAGAAGCTTCTAGACTATTAGCTTCCTCATCACCTGACGTTTTCTCTCTAGAGGAGGGGCACTCCATCCAAGATTTGCTAGAAAAAAGCGAAGAGAACATTCGAACACTAGTTCCCGCTTCGAAAGAAGTTTTTCGATTCAGCTATGCGTTACCAAGCTCCCAAAGCATCTCTAGTATAATCTCTTCCTTGCTCTTACACTCACAATTGTTTCAAGGGCGCTCGCATTTTCTTGTCCCTTCGCATGATCAACAAACATTAATCACAGCCATATGTCGTAGACATATTGAAGGGGCTTCTTATGACTGGATGATACCAAACAAAAATGGGATTATTACAGAAGAGTCTTTCATCGACTCACTGTCTCCGAAAACATTGATGGTTTCTTTATCTTTAGCTAACGGACTAACAGGCGTCATCCAACCTCTAGAAGCAATCAAAGTTATCTGTAAAGAACGTAATATTCTTTTACATGTAGATGTTTCTCATGCTTTGGGCAAAATACCTTTAAGCGAGGATATTTTTGATGCTGATATTATTACCTTTTCAGGGTTCCCTTTGGGCTGTTCCGGTGCTGTCGGAGGATGCTTCTTTCGCCATCATTTGAGTAAAATACTCTCTCCTATCCTTCCTGACACTCAATCTTTATTACAAAATTTTTCTCTGGGAACCATTTTATCTTTTTCTAATGCATGCAAAGAGCGGACAGAAAAACTAAGCTCTTTTGCATTGAAAACGGGTTCTTTGAATCACCAGTTCCGACTTTCTCTATCTAAGGAGATCCCAGAAGTACAATACTTATTCGATGACACCATAGATCGCTTACCAAACATTATTTTGGCTGCGTTTCCTGACGTTCCCGCTGAGGCGTTAGCTTTTCTTTTACAAAACTCTCGAATTTGCGTTGCTATGGGCTATGAAAACTTTCAACCTTTATCTCAAGTCTTGCAAAGTTGCGGAATACCTCCTCTACTTTGTCATTCTTCTATAGGATTCTCTCTACATGAAAGCCTTTCTGCAACAGATTTATCGACCGTCATTAACGAAATCAAAAAAAATATAGCTCACCTAACAACTATTACAAAAGGTGCTCTTTAA
- a CDS encoding 2,3-bisphosphoglycerate-dependent phosphoglycerate mutase — translation MSSKLILLRHGKSAWNERNLFTGWVDVPLSATGVEEALQAGSIIQEFPVDYIFTSKLIRSIMTALLAMTKHSSKKTPYIIHEEAELKKQSAFDNPQEKASMIPLIANNALNERHYGDLQGKNKKETAEQYGEEQVKLWRRSYDVPPPAGESLEDTAKRTIPYFVETIIPLLDSGKNVLISAHGNSLRSIIMDIEKLSREGVLSLEVPTGQPIVYTRENQCFTKIALPNP, via the coding sequence ATGTCCTCAAAATTGATTCTACTGCGCCATGGAAAATCTGCATGGAATGAAAGAAATTTATTTACAGGCTGGGTTGATGTGCCTCTCAGTGCTACAGGTGTAGAGGAAGCCCTTCAAGCAGGCTCCATTATTCAAGAATTTCCTGTGGACTATATTTTCACATCCAAGCTTATACGGAGCATAATGACAGCTCTTTTAGCAATGACAAAACATTCTTCTAAAAAAACCCCTTACATCATCCACGAAGAAGCTGAGCTTAAAAAACAAAGCGCCTTCGATAATCCCCAAGAAAAAGCCTCCATGATCCCCCTCATCGCAAATAATGCGCTAAATGAACGCCACTATGGAGATCTTCAAGGCAAAAATAAAAAAGAAACGGCAGAGCAATACGGAGAAGAACAAGTCAAACTATGGAGACGCAGCTACGATGTCCCCCCTCCTGCAGGAGAAAGCTTAGAGGACACCGCCAAAAGAACCATTCCTTACTTCGTAGAAACTATCATACCCCTCCTAGACTCCGGAAAAAATGTCTTGATATCTGCACATGGTAATTCTTTAAGATCCATCATCATGGATATAGAAAAATTAAGTAGAGAAGGAGTACTCTCTTTGGAAGTCCCAACAGGACAACCCATCGTGTATACAAGAGAAAATCAATGTTTCACAAAAATAGCTCTTCCAAACCCGTAA
- a CDS encoding pseudouridine synthase yields MAKFRLNKFLASAGVGSRRKCDDLVFSGQVKVNGKVAEGPFVVVDEKDRVELRGQRVFPENKKVYFMLHKPMGYLCSSERKFAGSKLVIDLFAHLPYRVFTVGRLDKETTGLILVTNDGDFANKVIHPSFGITKEYLLKVAQDVSHAQLQRLSEGVVMDGKHVKPVSVKKVRKGTLKVVVNEGKKHEVRILAENAGLSLLELSRIRIGNLVLGGLPYGEYRELTDAELAVYF; encoded by the coding sequence ATGGCCAAGTTTCGTCTAAATAAGTTTTTAGCTTCCGCAGGAGTGGGGTCTAGAAGAAAATGCGATGATCTAGTGTTTTCTGGACAGGTAAAGGTTAACGGAAAAGTAGCCGAAGGCCCCTTTGTTGTCGTTGATGAAAAAGATCGAGTCGAACTTCGAGGTCAGAGGGTTTTCCCTGAAAATAAAAAAGTATACTTCATGCTCCATAAGCCTATGGGGTATCTGTGCTCTTCAGAAAGAAAGTTTGCAGGAAGTAAGCTGGTTATTGACTTGTTCGCTCACCTACCTTACCGAGTTTTTACTGTTGGCAGATTAGATAAAGAAACTACCGGACTAATTTTAGTCACCAATGATGGAGATTTCGCCAACAAAGTCATCCATCCTTCCTTTGGTATTACCAAAGAGTATTTGCTAAAAGTTGCCCAAGATGTTTCTCATGCACAGCTACAACGGTTGTCAGAAGGCGTCGTGATGGACGGCAAACATGTAAAACCTGTTTCTGTCAAAAAAGTCCGAAAAGGGACTCTTAAGGTCGTTGTTAATGAAGGGAAAAAACATGAAGTTCGGATTCTTGCGGAAAATGCGGGGCTGAGTTTGCTAGAGCTTTCTCGTATTCGTATAGGAAACTTGGTTCTTGGGGGGCTTCCCTACGGAGAGTATAGAGAACTAACGGACGCAGAGCTTGCTGTTTATTTCTAA
- a CDS encoding biotin--[acetyl-CoA-carboxylase] ligase has translation MTKDRLVFILVIMEVIFYEIATTESTNDLSKKLLPQLNKEALTVVYTWDQTGGRGQYGKSWSSTRKDITASFCFFIPSQNLDIALLVRPGAEAVVALANSLGIKKPHIKWPNDVLVEHKKIAGILCETVPLGSSTGVILGIGLNVNSSEDDLQNVGQPATSLLLETDSCYEPESILSHLSLLIRTHIKPVIKEIIGF, from the coding sequence TTGACGAAAGATAGACTAGTTTTTATCCTCGTCATCATGGAAGTTATCTTTTATGAAATTGCGACCACAGAATCCACCAATGATTTATCTAAAAAACTTCTTCCTCAACTAAACAAGGAAGCGCTCACAGTGGTTTATACTTGGGACCAGACAGGAGGGCGCGGGCAATACGGAAAAAGTTGGTCTTCTACTAGAAAGGACATAACAGCCTCTTTTTGCTTTTTTATTCCATCGCAGAACTTGGACATAGCACTCCTTGTCCGCCCTGGGGCAGAAGCTGTTGTAGCACTCGCTAATTCCTTAGGCATAAAAAAACCGCACATTAAATGGCCAAACGATGTTCTCGTCGAACACAAAAAGATAGCAGGCATTCTTTGTGAAACAGTTCCCCTAGGCTCTTCAACTGGAGTAATTTTAGGTATTGGTTTAAACGTAAACTCTTCTGAAGATGATCTACAAAATGTTGGCCAGCCGGCCACTTCTTTGTTATTAGAAACAGACTCCTGTTATGAGCCTGAGAGCATTTTATCACATTTAAGTTTGCTGATTCGGACTCATATTAAACCTGTCATAAAAGAAATCATAGGCTTTTAA